A DNA window from Candidatus Zixiibacteriota bacterium contains the following coding sequences:
- the ychF gene encoding redox-regulated ATPase YchF, protein MKLGILGKPQSGKTTVFNAAAGMQEAVGDFSQAVHRAVIKVPDSRLQTLAELVNPKKITPAEIEFLDAPGLSGKGKEGAGLEISSDFRHMDTYIMVVNAFAPDANPTVEIKNLIDELILLDQAMIESAVVKKSKKSRMTGDKTETREIELLQKLLAFLEQEKPLIDLDLTDEELKLIRGYMFLSLKPLLIVLNISEDQLANSSAIYEKHKSIVSPGRRELAVVCGKVEMELVALGDDEREMFMQELKISEPAVSQVIQKSYSLLGLISFLTAGEPEVRAWTIKRGTNAQKSAGVIHSDIERGFIRAEIIKYADYVSLKTPAAIKAAGKMRLEGKEYIVDDGDVVMFRFNV, encoded by the coding sequence ATGAAACTTGGGATTTTAGGCAAACCACAATCGGGCAAAACAACCGTCTTCAATGCCGCCGCAGGTATGCAGGAAGCAGTCGGTGATTTTTCGCAGGCTGTGCACCGTGCCGTCATCAAAGTACCCGATTCTCGGCTGCAGACCCTTGCCGAGCTGGTCAACCCCAAGAAAATCACACCCGCCGAAATTGAATTTCTCGATGCTCCTGGCCTTTCCGGCAAAGGAAAAGAGGGTGCCGGACTTGAGATAAGCTCCGATTTTCGCCATATGGATACCTATATAATGGTGGTGAACGCTTTCGCCCCCGACGCCAATCCGACGGTCGAAATAAAAAACCTTATCGATGAATTGATTCTGCTCGATCAGGCGATGATTGAAAGTGCGGTCGTGAAGAAATCGAAGAAAAGCCGCATGACCGGCGACAAAACCGAAACACGCGAAATCGAACTGCTCCAGAAACTTCTGGCATTTCTTGAACAGGAAAAACCGCTCATAGATTTGGACTTGACCGATGAAGAACTAAAGCTCATTCGCGGGTATATGTTTCTCTCTCTGAAACCGCTCCTGATTGTGCTAAATATTTCCGAAGACCAGTTGGCGAACTCGAGCGCGATATACGAAAAACACAAAAGTATTGTTTCACCGGGACGCCGTGAACTTGCGGTTGTGTGCGGAAAAGTAGAGATGGAACTTGTCGCCCTCGGCGACGACGAGCGTGAGATGTTCATGCAGGAGTTGAAAATTTCCGAACCTGCCGTTTCACAGGTTATCCAGAAATCATATTCCCTGCTCGGACTTATTTCATTCCTTACCGCGGGCGAGCCCGAAGTGCGGGCCTGGACAATCAAACGAGGCACAAACGCGCAAAAATCCGCCGGAGTTATCCACAGCGATATTGAGCGTGGTTTTATTCGCGCCGAGATAATTAAGTATGCCGATTATGTTTCCCTGAAAACTCCTGCCGCAATCAAAGCCGCAGGCAAGATGCGCCTTGAGGGGAAAGAGTATATCGTCGATGACGGCGATGTCGTGATGTTCCGCTTCAACGTCTAA